The proteins below are encoded in one region of Asticcacaulis excentricus CB 48:
- a CDS encoding squalene/phytoene synthase family protein, whose translation MSDSPILPEDETVPRDEVVRLAAQFIEDAQKRADVLALLAFAEVLRDVPARVSEPLLGDIRYTWWGEALEEIRDRRKVRYHPLSAALAGVAERHALDMKALIDAIDPHRLQLDGRLSLRDALSVADQGQAVILVQAAKVLDATADAACLRIPARFQTLATLKVVGRLNAEEAGAEEGRHLYREARQGLKRVPSILLPLVLPAAVAADLWHGRVRGALSVRLKLLWTFATGRI comes from the coding sequence ATGTCCGACTCGCCGATCTTACCCGAAGACGAAACCGTACCGCGCGATGAGGTCGTGCGTCTGGCCGCACAGTTTATTGAGGATGCGCAAAAGCGGGCCGACGTGCTAGCGCTGCTGGCCTTTGCCGAGGTGCTTCGCGATGTCCCGGCCCGCGTCTCCGAACCGCTGCTGGGGGATATCCGCTACACGTGGTGGGGTGAGGCACTTGAGGAAATCCGCGATAGGCGCAAGGTGCGCTACCATCCGCTGAGCGCAGCGCTGGCGGGTGTAGCCGAGCGCCATGCCCTTGATATGAAGGCGTTAATCGACGCCATTGACCCGCACCGCTTGCAACTGGATGGCCGCTTGTCACTGCGCGATGCGTTGAGCGTGGCTGATCAGGGACAGGCTGTCATATTGGTACAGGCGGCGAAGGTGCTGGATGCGACTGCCGATGCGGCGTGCCTGCGCATCCCGGCCCGCTTTCAGACTCTTGCGACACTGAAGGTGGTGGGGCGTTTGAACGCCGAGGAAGCGGGCGCGGAAGAGGGCCGTCATCTGTACCGTGAGGCGCGCCAGGGACTAAAGCGCGTGCCGTCAATCTTGTTACCGTTGGTCTTACCCGCGGCGGTGGCTGCAGACCTATGGCACGGGCGCGTGCGCGGTGCCCTGTCGGTGCGTCTGAAATTGCTATGGACGTTTGCGACGGGCCGGATTTGA
- a CDS encoding DUF1353 domain-containing protein translates to MKALAPLLALTVMGLSACATTETPPIVPVPVVVPSSLQPQPVLLFDVQKEGRKLYTLNDEFPYCDRLTGKVVVVPKWFRTDFASVPWFGQFAVNTDGPTIRAAIVHDWLYAIGEPGKRQDADDIFYRAMRKWGVSEIEARIAYNAVRTGGEKGYGLASDWVFVNPAFPSARFPAPFIKPKTGVIMTLPQCKGFEEMVAKGWKAYPIYPTPTVPTVSQPPKKKPMFGIG, encoded by the coding sequence ATGAAAGCCCTCGCCCCTCTTCTTGCCCTGACCGTTATGGGCCTAAGCGCCTGCGCCACGACCGAGACCCCGCCGATCGTACCGGTTCCCGTTGTTGTGCCCTCTTCCCTTCAACCGCAGCCCGTCCTTTTGTTCGACGTGCAGAAGGAAGGCCGCAAACTCTATACGCTGAACGACGAATTTCCCTATTGCGACAGGCTGACGGGAAAGGTGGTGGTGGTCCCCAAATGGTTCCGCACCGATTTTGCATCGGTGCCTTGGTTCGGGCAGTTCGCCGTCAATACGGACGGACCGACCATCCGCGCCGCCATTGTCCACGACTGGCTCTACGCAATCGGGGAACCGGGTAAGCGTCAGGACGCCGACGACATCTTCTATCGTGCCATGCGCAAATGGGGCGTCAGTGAGATAGAGGCCCGCATCGCCTACAATGCGGTGCGCACGGGTGGAGAAAAAGGCTATGGGCTGGCGTCTGACTGGGTGTTCGTCAATCCGGCCTTCCCTTCGGCGCGCTTCCCGGCTCCGTTCATCAAGCCGAAGACCGGCGTGATCATGACCCTGCCGCAGTGCAAGGGATTCGAAGAGATGGTAGCCAAAGGCTGGAAGGCCTATCCAATATACCCGACACCCACAGTGCCAACTGTATCACAACCGCCTAAAAAGAAACCTATGTTCGGCATTGGGTAA
- the trmFO gene encoding methylenetetrahydrofolate--tRNA-(uracil(54)-C(5))-methyltransferase (FADH(2)-oxidizing) TrmFO, which translates to MTRMTVQPVHIIGGGLAGSEAAWQLAQAGIPVIIHEMRGIKPTDAHQTDGLAELVCSNSFRSDDWEYNAVGLLHAEMRRGNSLIMACADKHQVPAGGALAVDREGFSQAVTAALAAHPLVTLLREEVTSLKDKDWSNVICATGPLTSESLSEVILELTGEGHLSFFDAIAPIVHAESIDMSIAWRQSRYDKEGPGGDAAAYINCPMTKDQYEAFVDALLIGPKTDFKEWEHVPYFDGCLPIEVMAERGRETLRYGPMKPVGLTDPNNPTVKPYAIVQLRQDNALGTLYNLVGFQTKLKHGAQAEVFRMIPGLQNAQFARLGGLHRNTFIQSPKVLGADLRLKRLIGERSLRFAGQITGVEGYVESAAMGLLAGLFAAAEAKGKTLPPPPPTTALGALIGHITGGHLADEKASFQPMNINYGLLPPMEAPKFDEDGKKIPVKDRTRAKKRQMSVRALHDIETWLKTEAVPA; encoded by the coding sequence ATGACCCGCATGACAGTCCAACCCGTACACATCATTGGCGGCGGCCTCGCCGGTTCCGAAGCCGCCTGGCAACTGGCTCAGGCCGGCATCCCCGTCATTATCCACGAAATGCGCGGCATCAAGCCGACCGACGCACACCAGACCGATGGCCTCGCCGAACTGGTTTGCTCCAACTCGTTCCGCTCCGACGACTGGGAATATAATGCGGTGGGCCTACTGCACGCCGAGATGCGCCGCGGCAACTCATTGATCATGGCCTGCGCCGATAAGCATCAGGTGCCCGCCGGCGGCGCGCTGGCTGTGGACCGCGAAGGCTTCTCTCAGGCCGTCACCGCCGCGCTGGCGGCGCATCCGCTGGTGACGCTCCTGCGCGAGGAGGTCACCTCACTGAAGGACAAGGACTGGAGTAACGTCATCTGCGCCACGGGTCCGCTGACCTCAGAATCCCTATCCGAAGTCATTCTGGAACTGACCGGCGAAGGCCATCTCAGCTTCTTTGACGCCATCGCACCCATTGTCCACGCCGAAAGCATCGACATGTCGATTGCCTGGCGGCAGTCGCGCTATGACAAGGAAGGCCCCGGCGGCGATGCGGCGGCCTATATCAACTGCCCCATGACAAAGGACCAGTACGAAGCCTTTGTCGATGCCTTGCTGATCGGTCCCAAGACCGATTTCAAGGAATGGGAGCACGTCCCCTATTTCGACGGCTGCCTGCCTATCGAGGTGATGGCCGAACGGGGGCGAGAAACCCTGCGTTATGGTCCGATGAAGCCCGTGGGCCTAACCGACCCGAACAATCCGACCGTCAAACCGTACGCGATTGTTCAACTTCGGCAGGATAACGCTTTAGGAACCCTGTATAATCTCGTCGGTTTCCAGACCAAGCTAAAACACGGCGCTCAGGCCGAGGTCTTCCGCATGATCCCCGGCCTACAGAACGCGCAGTTCGCGCGTCTGGGTGGGCTGCACCGCAACACCTTTATCCAGTCGCCCAAGGTGCTAGGGGCCGACCTGCGGCTGAAACGGTTGATCGGGGAACGGTCCCTACGCTTTGCCGGTCAGATCACAGGCGTCGAAGGTTATGTCGAAAGCGCCGCTATGGGCCTTCTGGCCGGACTCTTCGCTGCCGCCGAAGCCAAGGGCAAAACCCTGCCGCCACCGCCGCCAACTACGGCACTGGGCGCCCTTATCGGGCATATTACAGGCGGACATCTGGCCGACGAAAAGGCGTCTTTCCAACCTATGAATATCAACTATGGACTGCTGCCGCCGATGGAGGCCCCGAAGTTCGACGAAGACGGCAAGAAGATCCCGGTCAAGGATCGCACCCGCGCCAAGAAACGCCAGATGAGCGTTCGGGCCTTGCATGATATCGAGACGTGGTTAAAAACAGAGGCGGTTCCGGCCTGA
- a CDS encoding carbonic anhydrase, whose translation MRRSVLLFTVAAFALMSVGLSACSKSKAEHGDPHAEATGDHGGGDHGGDGHGAAKGDVTHWSYEGDDGPAHWGDLSTENKACKTGPRQSPINLSGVAAPKSVNLTLDYTSSPAKIQNLGHAIQVSPTDGGGVVMDGVRYKLVQFHFHTPSEHTIDGHRAAIETHFVHKNDKGDLLVIGVLSDVGVADPMLAPIWTWLPTDPGPAALIPDLLVNARDLMPATEEFYAYSGSLTTPPCTEKVTWLVYASPLSISPEQVDAYQRLTGPNARPIQQPQGRDILHLVGS comes from the coding sequence ATGCGCCGCTCTGTTTTGCTTTTTACGGTTGCTGCCTTCGCCCTGATGAGCGTGGGCTTGTCTGCTTGCAGCAAATCTAAGGCGGAGCACGGCGATCCTCATGCCGAAGCCACGGGCGATCATGGGGGCGGGGACCACGGCGGTGATGGTCACGGTGCAGCCAAAGGCGACGTCACTCACTGGAGCTATGAAGGGGATGACGGCCCGGCGCACTGGGGCGATCTGAGCACTGAGAACAAGGCCTGCAAGACCGGCCCCCGTCAGTCACCTATCAATCTCAGCGGCGTGGCGGCCCCCAAATCGGTGAATCTGACGCTCGACTATACCTCGTCCCCGGCCAAGATCCAGAACCTGGGGCACGCCATTCAGGTCTCCCCCACCGATGGCGGCGGCGTAGTGATGGACGGCGTGCGCTATAAGCTGGTGCAGTTCCACTTCCACACCCCGTCCGAACACACCATCGACGGTCACCGCGCGGCCATCGAAACCCACTTTGTTCATAAGAATGACAAGGGCGACCTTCTGGTCATCGGTGTCCTATCGGATGTCGGCGTGGCTGATCCGATGCTGGCCCCCATCTGGACGTGGTTGCCGACGGATCCGGGCCCGGCGGCCCTGATACCCGACCTACTGGTAAATGCGCGCGATTTGATGCCCGCAACTGAAGAATTCTATGCCTATTCCGGTTCGCTCACCACACCGCCATGCACGGAAAAAGTCACCTGGCTGGTCTATGCCTCGCCGCTATCGATTTCACCGGAACAGGTAGACGCCTATCAGCGACTGACCGGGCCGAATGCCCGCCCCATTCAGCAGCCACAAGGCCGCGACATCTTGCACCTTGTCGGAAGTTGA
- the uvrA gene encoding excinuclease ABC subunit UvrA has product MQGFIKVRGAREHNLKGVDVDIPRGKLVVLTGLSGSGKSSLAFDTIYAEGQRRYVESLSAYARQFLELMSKPDVDLIEGLSPAISIEQKTTSKNPRSTVGTVTEIHDYMRLLWARTGVPYSPATGLPIESQTISQMVDKIMALPEGTRLLLLAPFVRGRKGEYKKEIADLQRQGFQRLKINGQYYAIEDAPKLDKKYKHDIDVVVDRVVVKSGLMQRLADSLETALRLADGLAIAEYADIAEGETEPKRLIFSEKFACPVSGFTIAEIEPRLFSFNNPFGACPTCDGLGVKLTFDRSLIVPDESLSLKDGAIAPWAKGPSPLYAQTLEALSGHYDFKMDTKWRALTPEAQDVILLGSGSEKIKFVYQDGSRRYDVTKPFEGVIPNMERRYRETDSSWVREDLSRYQAETPCEACGGKRLKPEALAVKVNAKDIAEISGLSIKKAHDWFADLQNHLSEKQMDIARRVLKEILDRLNFLNAVGLDYLNLSRNSGTLSGGESQRIRLASQIGSGLTGVLYVLDEPSIGLHQRDNDRLLDSLKGLRDLGNSVLVVEHDEDAILTADYVIDMGPAAGVHGGQVVAEGTPEDIKSNPNSLTGQYLTGKREIPLFFSKDTDNERRPINKKKMLKVIGARGNNLKNVTGEIPVGVMTCITGVSGGGKSTFTLETLHKAAARRLNNASANPAAHDKIEGLEFFDKVVEIDQSPIGRTPRSNPATYTGAFGPIRDWYAGLPESKARGYGPGRFSFNVKGGRCEACQGDGVIKIEMHFLPDVYVTCDVCKGKRYNRETLEIVFKGHSIADVLDMTVEEGAEAFKAVPSIRDKLETLKRVGLGYIKIGQQATTLSGGEAQRVKLSKELSKRATGKTLYILDEPTTGLHFEDTRKLLEVLHELTDHGNTTIVIEHNLDVIKTADWLLDFGPEGGDGGGEIVAYGSPEKVADNPKSWTGKYLKDILARHTARK; this is encoded by the coding sequence ATGCAGGGCTTCATCAAGGTGCGCGGCGCGCGCGAGCATAATCTCAAGGGCGTAGATGTTGATATCCCGCGCGGCAAACTCGTGGTGCTGACCGGCCTGTCGGGATCGGGCAAGTCGTCACTTGCCTTCGACACGATCTATGCAGAGGGGCAGCGGCGGTACGTCGAGTCGCTGTCGGCCTATGCCCGGCAATTCCTCGAGCTAATGTCCAAGCCCGATGTGGATTTGATCGAGGGCCTATCGCCGGCTATTTCCATCGAGCAGAAAACGACGTCCAAAAATCCCCGTTCGACCGTCGGCACGGTGACGGAAATCCACGACTATATGCGCCTTCTTTGGGCGCGCACCGGCGTCCCCTATTCCCCCGCCACTGGCCTGCCCATTGAGAGCCAGACCATTTCGCAGATGGTCGATAAGATCATGGCCTTGCCCGAAGGGACGCGTCTGCTGCTGCTGGCCCCTTTCGTGCGCGGGCGCAAAGGCGAGTACAAGAAAGAAATCGCCGATCTTCAGCGTCAGGGCTTTCAGCGTCTGAAAATCAATGGCCAATATTACGCCATCGAAGACGCCCCTAAGCTCGACAAGAAGTACAAGCACGATATTGACGTCGTGGTGGACCGCGTGGTGGTCAAAAGCGGCCTGATGCAGCGTCTGGCTGACAGTCTGGAAACGGCGCTTCGGCTGGCCGACGGTCTTGCCATTGCCGAATATGCCGATATCGCCGAAGGAGAAACGGAGCCGAAGCGCCTGATTTTCTCGGAAAAATTCGCCTGCCCGGTCTCCGGCTTTACCATTGCCGAGATCGAACCGCGCCTGTTCTCGTTCAACAATCCATTCGGGGCCTGCCCGACCTGCGATGGGCTTGGAGTCAAACTGACTTTCGACCGCTCGTTGATTGTGCCCGATGAGTCGTTGAGCCTCAAGGATGGAGCCATTGCGCCGTGGGCGAAGGGCCCCTCGCCCCTTTACGCGCAGACGCTTGAGGCCTTGTCCGGCCATTACGACTTCAAAATGGACACCAAATGGCGCGCTTTGACGCCGGAAGCGCAGGACGTCATACTGCTGGGATCTGGCTCGGAAAAGATCAAGTTCGTCTATCAAGACGGCTCGCGCCGCTACGACGTGACCAAGCCGTTTGAAGGCGTCATCCCCAACATGGAACGCCGCTACCGCGAAACCGACTCGTCGTGGGTGCGCGAAGACCTCAGCCGCTATCAGGCCGAAACCCCGTGCGAGGCCTGCGGCGGAAAGCGTCTCAAACCCGAAGCCTTGGCCGTCAAGGTCAATGCGAAAGACATCGCAGAAATCTCCGGTCTGTCGATCAAGAAGGCGCACGACTGGTTCGCCGACCTGCAAAACCATCTGAGCGAAAAACAGATGGATATTGCGCGGCGCGTCCTGAAAGAAATCCTTGACCGCCTAAACTTCCTCAATGCGGTGGGGCTCGACTATCTCAACCTGTCGCGCAATTCCGGCACCTTGTCCGGCGGCGAAAGCCAACGCATCCGTCTGGCGTCACAGATCGGTTCCGGCCTGACCGGCGTGCTCTATGTGCTGGATGAACCCTCCATCGGCCTGCATCAGCGCGACAATGACCGTCTGCTCGACAGCCTAAAAGGGCTGCGCGATCTGGGCAATTCGGTGTTGGTGGTCGAACACGACGAAGACGCCATCCTCACCGCCGACTATGTGATCGACATGGGCCCCGCCGCTGGTGTGCACGGCGGGCAGGTGGTGGCCGAAGGCACGCCCGAAGATATCAAGTCGAATCCCAACTCGCTGACTGGGCAATACCTTACGGGGAAGCGGGAAATTCCCCTCTTTTTCTCTAAGGATACAGACAATGAGCGCCGTCCCATCAACAAGAAAAAGATGCTCAAGGTTATCGGGGCGCGCGGCAACAATCTGAAAAACGTCACCGGAGAAATCCCGGTAGGAGTGATGACCTGCATCACCGGTGTATCTGGCGGGGGCAAATCGACCTTTACGCTCGAAACCCTACACAAGGCGGCGGCGCGGCGGCTGAACAACGCTTCGGCCAATCCTGCCGCTCATGATAAGATTGAGGGGCTTGAGTTTTTCGACAAGGTGGTAGAGATCGACCAGTCGCCTATCGGCCGTACACCTCGCTCCAACCCCGCCACTTATACCGGGGCCTTCGGGCCGATCCGCGACTGGTACGCCGGCCTTCCGGAATCTAAGGCGCGCGGCTATGGGCCGGGCCGCTTCTCCTTCAACGTCAAGGGTGGGCGCTGCGAAGCCTGTCAGGGCGACGGCGTCATCAAAATCGAGATGCACTTCCTGCCGGACGTCTATGTCACATGCGACGTTTGCAAGGGTAAGCGCTATAATCGCGAGACTCTGGAGATCGTTTTCAAGGGCCATTCCATCGCCGATGTGCTGGACATGACGGTCGAGGAAGGCGCCGAAGCCTTCAAGGCAGTGCCTTCCATCCGCGACAAGCTGGAGACGCTAAAGCGCGTCGGGCTGGGCTATATCAAGATCGGCCAGCAGGCGACCACCCTGTCGGGCGGCGAGGCGCAGCGCGTAAAGTTGTCGAAAGAGCTGTCGAAGCGCGCCACGGGCAAGACCTTGTATATTCTCGATGAGCCAACCACGGGCCTGCACTTCGAAGATACACGAAAGCTGCTGGAGGTGCTTCACGAATTGACCGACCACGGCAACACCACCATTGTGATCGAACACAATCTGGACGTCATCAAAACGGCTGACTGGTTGCTCGACTTTGGCCCGGAAGGCGGCGACGGTGGCGGTGAGATCGTGGCCTATGGCAGCCCGGAAAAGGTGGCAGACAATCCGAAGTCGTGGACCGGCAAATACCTGAAAGACATTCTAGCCCGGCATACGGCGCGGAAATGA
- a CDS encoding pilus assembly protein TadG-related protein has translation MSARLVTRLRHYVSHKNGNTTLAFALSLVAVAGAVGGAVDMHAAYSVRAQLQDAMDASVLGGLRQEQVQRSDVATRIFKSNLPASMSVTPKYVTDETTLTGTAVYDSPTVLLGLLGISSLKINVTATAIGKASSQGPCIQVLDPSGSQALLVNSGAKITAPNCEIQVRSKGNPAAIFNSGSSLNFKKVCIEGSTVIRNSTTVDRLSLSCPTVADQWAALIPTVASTPCTVSNGNYNTSNVSLTPGVYCGWFNFNNSSATVSFAPGLYVIRSGGWNVNGGTWTGKGVTFYFEDTSKIQFNSGISADLTAPDTGTYKNLLFFEKPGLSNTDFIFNNAVANHMDGVIWLPSRNVTFNAQSKMSSDKLSMVMNRLILNNTTWNLEPITASSGSGGALTNIRLLK, from the coding sequence ATGTCTGCACGCCTTGTCACGCGCCTTCGTCACTATGTTTCGCATAAAAACGGCAACACAACGCTAGCCTTTGCCCTGTCCTTGGTGGCCGTTGCGGGAGCTGTTGGCGGCGCTGTCGATATGCACGCGGCCTATTCCGTGAGAGCGCAATTACAAGACGCCATGGACGCCTCTGTGCTCGGCGGGCTTCGTCAGGAACAGGTGCAACGCAGTGACGTAGCGACGCGCATATTCAAATCGAACCTGCCCGCCTCGATGAGCGTAACCCCCAAATACGTCACGGACGAGACCACGCTGACAGGCACTGCCGTATATGACAGCCCTACAGTCCTGCTGGGTCTGCTGGGTATTTCCAGCTTAAAGATCAACGTCACCGCCACAGCCATCGGCAAGGCCAGCAGCCAGGGCCCCTGTATTCAGGTGCTTGATCCGTCGGGCAGTCAAGCGCTGTTGGTCAATTCCGGCGCCAAAATAACCGCGCCCAACTGCGAAATTCAGGTGCGCTCCAAAGGCAATCCGGCTGCCATCTTCAATTCGGGCTCCAGCCTGAACTTCAAGAAGGTGTGCATCGAAGGCAGTACTGTCATTCGTAACTCGACCACGGTTGATCGCCTGAGCCTATCGTGCCCCACCGTTGCCGATCAGTGGGCTGCGCTTATCCCGACCGTGGCCAGTACGCCGTGCACGGTGTCGAATGGCAACTATAACACCAGCAACGTCAGCCTCACCCCGGGTGTCTATTGCGGCTGGTTCAACTTCAACAATTCGTCGGCTACGGTCAGCTTTGCTCCCGGCCTGTACGTCATCCGCAGCGGCGGCTGGAACGTCAATGGCGGGACGTGGACGGGCAAGGGCGTGACCTTCTATTTCGAAGACACCTCGAAAATCCAGTTCAACTCCGGCATTTCCGCCGACCTGACCGCGCCCGACACGGGCACATACAAAAATCTGCTGTTCTTTGAGAAGCCGGGTCTGAGCAATACCGACTTTATCTTCAACAACGCCGTAGCCAACCATATGGACGGCGTGATCTGGCTTCCCAGCCGCAACGTCACTTTTAATGCGCAATCAAAAATGAGCAGCGACAAGCTGTCGATGGTGATGAACCGGCTGATCCTGAACAATACAACCTGGAACCTTGAACCCATTACCGCCTCTTCCGGTAGCGGTGGGGCTCTGACCAACATACGCCTATTGAAATAA
- a CDS encoding rod-binding protein produces the protein MDTNLSTTLDFKPLSVSATKARDPKAVGTDFENMVISQLLKPMFEGLTTDGMFGGGEGEEAFRSVYLDALAGQVVKSGGVGISAQVQKQLLALQEAHS, from the coding sequence ATGGACACCAATCTCTCTACCACTTTGGACTTCAAACCCCTGTCCGTGTCTGCGACCAAGGCGCGCGATCCGAAGGCCGTCGGCACGGACTTCGAAAACATGGTCATTTCGCAACTGCTAAAGCCCATGTTTGAAGGCCTGACCACAGACGGCATGTTCGGGGGCGGCGAAGGTGAAGAGGCTTTTCGTTCCGTCTATCTCGACGCCCTGGCCGGTCAGGTGGTAAAATCCGGCGGGGTCGGTATTTCCGCTCAGGTTCAGAAACAACTGCTTGCCCTACAGGAGGCGCACTCATGA
- a CDS encoding flagellar basal body P-ring protein FlgI, with product MRLLIAALTTFLSLCAPVFGFAEASAASRIKDIVDIEGVRKNQLVGYGLVVGLNGTGDTVRNAPMLKQTMESMMGRLDVNIRDASLNTKNAAVVMVTAELPPFAAPGARIDVTVSAMGDAKSLLGGTLLVTPLLGADGEAYAAAQGSIQTGSVSAGGASGSSVTKGVPTAGRIASGGIIERETGFDFNAMPIVRLTLKNPDFTTAKRIADTVNKAYPGTAFADNPTVVSVRNRPEMNMMSFITAIEQMAVTVDTPAKVVIDEVNGVIVIGENVRVSRVAIAQGNLTIRVDERPFVSQPAPFSQGQTTAVPDSSVSVEEEKGKRLFELQETTSLTDLVNGLNALGVSPRDMISILQTIKASGALQADIEVM from the coding sequence ATGCGCCTCCTGATCGCCGCCCTTACTACCTTTTTGTCGCTTTGTGCGCCGGTTTTCGGATTTGCCGAAGCCTCGGCCGCTTCGCGGATCAAGGATATTGTTGATATTGAAGGCGTGCGTAAGAACCAACTGGTGGGCTACGGCCTTGTTGTCGGTCTGAACGGTACGGGCGACACGGTCCGCAACGCCCCCATGCTGAAACAGACCATGGAAAGCATGATGGGGCGACTGGACGTCAATATCCGTGACGCGTCGCTCAATACCAAAAATGCCGCCGTCGTCATGGTCACCGCCGAACTGCCGCCCTTTGCAGCCCCCGGTGCGCGCATCGACGTCACGGTCTCGGCCATGGGCGACGCCAAGAGCCTGCTGGGCGGCACCCTTCTGGTGACGCCGCTTCTGGGGGCAGACGGCGAAGCCTATGCGGCGGCGCAAGGCTCGATCCAGACCGGATCGGTATCCGCCGGTGGAGCTTCAGGCTCCTCTGTCACTAAGGGCGTGCCAACCGCCGGGCGCATCGCGTCGGGCGGCATTATCGAACGCGAAACCGGCTTTGACTTCAACGCCATGCCAATCGTGCGCCTGACGCTTAAGAACCCTGATTTCACGACGGCCAAGCGCATCGCAGATACAGTCAACAAGGCATATCCCGGTACGGCCTTTGCCGACAACCCGACCGTGGTGTCGGTGCGCAACCGGCCCGAAATGAATATGATGAGCTTCATTACGGCCATTGAACAGATGGCGGTTACCGTCGATACCCCGGCCAAGGTGGTGATCGATGAGGTCAATGGTGTCATCGTCATCGGTGAAAATGTCCGCGTGTCGCGCGTCGCCATTGCGCAAGGCAATCTGACCATCCGTGTTGATGAGCGCCCGTTCGTGAGCCAACCAGCTCCCTTCTCGCAAGGCCAGACGACAGCCGTGCCAGACAGTTCGGTCAGTGTTGAGGAAGAAAAAGGCAAACGCTTGTTTGAGCTTCAGGAAACGACCTCACTAACGGACCTGGTCAATGGTTTGAACGCTCTGGGTGTCAGCCCGCGCGATATGATCTCCATTCTGCAAACCATCAAGGCTTCCGGGGCCTTACAAGCCGACATCGAGGTTATGTAA
- a CDS encoding flagellar assembly protein FliX yields the protein MIKINGPAGPATVGGSNAPRRASGGFSLNGSSETKSSASAASVSQALSLGGIDALLALQAEDDVLQGRRRRQIKRSQDILEALEELKLTLLGGTIDDGALLSLQKMIELQREEVEDQGLQSVLNEIETRAYVELAKRRLM from the coding sequence ATGATCAAGATCAACGGACCGGCTGGACCGGCCACTGTGGGCGGGAGCAATGCGCCGCGCCGTGCGTCTGGTGGCTTTTCGCTGAACGGATCATCCGAAACGAAGTCAAGCGCGTCTGCGGCCTCGGTGTCACAGGCCCTGTCTCTGGGCGGGATTGATGCGCTGCTGGCCTTGCAGGCCGAAGATGATGTGCTTCAGGGCCGACGTCGCCGTCAGATCAAGCGCTCTCAGGATATTCTCGAAGCCCTGGAAGAGTTGAAACTGACCCTGTTGGGCGGCACTATCGACGATGGCGCACTTTTATCGTTGCAAAAGATGATCGAACTTCAGCGCGAAGAGGTCGAGGATCAGGGGCTGCAAAGCGTGCTCAACGAAATCGAAACCCGCGCCTATGTCGAACTGGCCAAGCGCCGGCTGATGTAA
- the dksA gene encoding RNA polymerase-binding protein DksA: MSAVELSKSDTDAYRPKDDEEYMNERQLAYFRKKLISWKTEILAGSKETVSVMQKETENHPDLVDRASSEADRALELRTRDRQRKLISKIDEAIARIDDGSYGFCEETGEPIGLGRLEARPTATLSIEAQERHERSERVHRDD, encoded by the coding sequence ATGAGCGCTGTCGAGCTTTCCAAATCCGATACCGATGCCTATCGTCCCAAGGACGACGAAGAATACATGAATGAGCGTCAGCTCGCATATTTCCGAAAAAAACTGATCTCGTGGAAGACTGAAATCTTGGCCGGTTCGAAGGAAACCGTTTCGGTCATGCAGAAAGAAACGGAAAATCATCCCGATCTGGTGGACCGGGCCTCTTCAGAAGCCGACCGTGCGCTGGAGTTGCGGACCCGCGACCGTCAGCGCAAGCTGATCTCTAAGATCGACGAAGCCATTGCCCGTATCGACGATGGTTCCTACGGCTTCTGCGAAGAAACCGGTGAACCGATCGGTCTGGGACGGCTTGAAGCGCGCCCGACTGCGACGCTGTCTATCGAAGCGCAGGAACGTCACGAACGCTCTGAGCGCGTTCATCGCGATGATTGA
- a CDS encoding porin family protein → MSKTVSTLAIVAALGSAAASAQAAEAASKVYVQGGASVVRVEYENFGVLNATAGYAFNRHVAVEAEAAFGVQDKKIDGIKAKVDYTLGAYVVGSLPVSENVDLIGRVGAVKGQIKVKLNNNISASLDDSSVAYGVGVRYFPNGGLNGLRADLTKYDFDDADVKAFQVSYVRRF, encoded by the coding sequence ATGTCTAAAACGGTTTCTACTCTCGCTATTGTTGCCGCCCTGGGTTCGGCGGCTGCTTCGGCTCAGGCCGCCGAAGCCGCCTCGAAGGTCTATGTTCAGGGTGGCGCCTCTGTTGTCCGCGTCGAATATGAAAATTTTGGCGTCCTGAACGCTACGGCGGGCTATGCCTTCAACCGTCACGTCGCCGTGGAAGCCGAAGCCGCTTTCGGCGTGCAGGACAAGAAGATCGACGGCATCAAGGCCAAGGTCGACTACACGCTGGGTGCCTATGTTGTAGGCTCGCTGCCGGTGTCTGAAAATGTGGACCTGATCGGCCGCGTGGGTGCCGTGAAGGGTCAGATCAAGGTGAAGCTCAACAACAATATCTCGGCTTCGCTGGATGATTCCTCGGTCGCCTATGGCGTTGGTGTTCGCTACTTCCCGAACGGTGGCCTGAACGGTTTGCGCGCCGATCTCACAAAGTACGACTTCGATGATGCCGACGTTAAGGCCTTCCAGGTGTCTTACGTCCGCCGTTTCTAA